The genomic window CGCCGTCGGTCAGCGAGTCGTCGTGGATCGTGACGAACCCGCCCTCGGGTAGAGTCACTTCGTCGACAGTGACCGTCGTGCCGCCGCTCGTCTGGTTCGAGAAGGAGACGCTCGCAGCGTCCATCCCGTCCTGTGCGCTGGTCGTAGTCGTGCTCGCGCTGACGGTCGCGGCACCCGCGATGGCCGCCATCACGAGTACCACAACCATTGCCAGTGCCGGTAGGCTGCGTGGCATACACAGTGCGACCACGAACTACCTAAAGGGGATTTGCCGAACTGGGCCCGGAGTCTCACCCAATTTCGTCCCCAAAGTTCGCTCCGTCAGTGGGTTTTGCCGCTTCCGTGCTCGCGAGCCACGACCCGGGTGCATACCAGTTACGCATATAAACAGACGGCGTCGGTCCCGGCTGGTACCCGCCCGATCCGAGCCGAGAGAGCGTGGGCTCCCGTGAACCCGAGGCGACGCGAGCGGAGAACGACCGGAGGAACAGGTGCGGCGACGACCAGGATCGGGCTGGTCAATCCCAGGTGATCCAGACCAGGAAGGCGATCCCGACCGTCTCGAGGACGTGCAGCGCCATCATCCACTTCCAGGCCAGCGGCGGGACGGCGCTGCTCGCGAACCAGTCCGCGAGCACCCCGTGGAACACGTACATGTAGAGCGAGGTCGCGTTCTCCGCCAGCAGGAACAGGCCGAAGACGGTGAAGCCGAGCGCGTGCTTGGAGCGCAGCTCGTAGTAGTTCCGGCCCCAGATCGCGAGGAGGACGGCGAGGAGGACGACGTTGACGCCCGCGGAGAGCCGCGCGACGTCGAACCACACACTCATCGTACCCCTCCTTTCCGCCGGGCAGGGATAACCACTTTCCCAAATTCGTTCCAAGAGCGGCCCACAACCGCAGTGAGCGGCCGGTACGGTACCTGTGTCGTATGTTCAGTCATGACTCGTCCACCTGTTCCATGATCTCCTCGATCGTGTCCCAGTGATGCCGGGCGCTGTCCGTCGGGAGGTAGACCGCGCCGTAGTCGTCGCCGCTGTTCTCCACGACCCCGTTGTCCACCAGCACCTCGAGGTGGTGTCGAACCGTCTTGTAGTCGAGGTCGAGGTCGTCGGCGAGCTGGTTCGCGTTGCGTGGACGTTCGTCCATGGCACGCAGGAGGCGCACCCGGTTGGTGCCCCCGCGCGTGCCCGTCAACACGTACCAGAGCGCCGCTTCCATCGCCCCCACCAACCGAGGGAAGCCACCTAATTCCACCGATGGCCGTCAGGAACGCCGGTACTCGTGACGGCCGACGACGGGGCGCCACTCGTCGTGCCGACCCGGAATCGTTTTCCCCGGAGTCGCCCACGCTCTCGCCATGTCCGACGCCTCGCCCGGATCCGACCGACGCCCCGGCGTGCTCCCCGACGGGGGCCACATCGTGTCGTTCCCAGACGGCGACGCAGTCGTCACCGGCGGCGCGGGCTTCCTCGGCTCGCACCTCGTCGAGCGACTCCTCGACGACGGCGCCGACGTCACCGTCGTCGACGACCTCCGCGGCGGGAACAGGGAGTGGGTCCCAGACGCGGCGGCCCTCCAGGAATTCGACCTCGCTGCGCCCGGTGCAGTCGACGATCTGGTAGCCGTCCTCCCGACCGGAGCCGACGTCTACCACCTCGCGGCCGACAAGTACGTCGACAACGACGAACCGATCGAGCAGTACGCACGGAACACCAGAATGACCCAGCACGTCGTCGCGGCCGCCGAAGCCGCCGACGCCGAGCGGTTCGTCTTCACCTCCTCCTCGACGGTGTACGGCGAGGCCCCACGCCCGACCCCGGAGGACTACGCGCCGCTCGAACCGATCAGCGCCTACGGTGCGGGCAAACTCGCCGACGAGGGACTCCTCTCCGCGCGGGCCCACGCGGGAGCGTTCGACGCGTGGACGTTCCGCTTCGCCAACGTCGTCGGCCCCCGGTTGCGGGGCGCAGTCGTCCCGGACTTCATCGAGAAGCTCCAGGCCGACCCCTCGACGCTCGAAATTCTGGGCGACGGCCGCCAGGAGAAGTCCTACCTCACCGTCGGCGACTGCCTCGACGGGATGGCACACGCCGTCGCGCGGGCGAACGACCCGGTCAACACGTTCAACCTCGGCACCCGGACCACGACCTCGGTCGATCGGATCGCCGCGATCGTCGCGGAGGAACTGGGCGTCGACCCCGCGTACAGCTACACCGGCGGCGAGCGGGGCTGGAAGGGCGACGTGCCGAAGATGTGCCTCTCGGTCGAGAAGCTGAGCGCGCTGGGCTGGGAGCCGACTCGATCGAGCGACGACGCGATCCGGCGGGCGACGCGGCAGTTGATCGAGGAGCTGTAATCCGGAGGAGCGGCCTCGTTCGATTCCTTAAGTGGCGATCGTTTCTAGCAGTCGTCTTGCAAACGAGGCACGGAGTGGTCACTTCTGGGCGTCACAGCCGAAAACTGGTTGTGCTCGATTCCGACAATATTATGCAAGAATGTCCGCTATCGACCGATATGACTGCCCTCCAGGCAATCGCAGGCACCTCACTGGGAAGTATCATTGTGGCACTCGTTGTCCCGTTCCTCGTCGTCGCCTTCGGCACGTACGTGGGCGCCCTGATGGCGCTGCAGTCGTTCTTCGGCGAGTCGTCGTGGCAGGACGTCTCGACGGACCATGAGGAGTGAGGCGTGCGTCTGCCACACCGCTGTACGTACCAACGCTCGGTTCACCAGCGCGCATCGCCCTCGAACGCCGCGATCAAGTGCTCCTCCGCAACGCGTCCGGGTAGGATTGGACGCGAGGCACGTTTCCGAGCGGCACCGGAACTAGAGAGCGCTCCCGAGCGGTCTACCGTCGTTACCGTTCGCCCACCGCCCCACGAGTTTTAGGTGGGCTTAACTTTCCGTAGCCGTGAGCCGACACCATGCAAGCGCAGCCAGCGCCCGAACCGGAGCCGTCGGAGCCCGGTAGCTCCCGGCGCCGGCTGCCGATTCTCGGGACGATCGCCGTCCTGGTCCTCGGCGGACTCGTTGCGGCCCGAACCGTCGACCTCGGCGAAGCCGTCGACGCCATCCGCGCCGCCGACCCGCTGCTCCTCGCTGCAGCGATCCTCGTCTACGCCCTTTCTTGGCCCCTTCGCGGCCGGCGCTACGGCGACGTGCTCGCGCCGATGGACCGCCGGCTTCGCACCGGCTTCCTCACGAGTGCGGTCCTCCTGAGCCAGACCGCGAACCTCGCGATCCCCGCCCGTGGCGGCGACGCCGTCCGCGCGGTCGTCCTGAAGCGCCGCCGCGCCGTGGCCTACGCGACCGGCGTCGCGTCCCTCGCCGTCGAGCGGGCGTTCGACCTGCTCGCGATCGGCGCGCTCGGCGGCGTCGCGCTCGCGTGGCTCGTCCTCGCGGGCGACGCGGCGCCGGTGTTCGACGGGCTGCGATCGCTCGACCTCCCGGTGGCCCTGTTTTCGGGAGCGGCGGCCGGGATCGGACTGCTGCTCGCTGCCGGCGCCGTCCTCGCGTACCGCTCCAGCAGCGCGGCGCTCGACCTGCTTCCCGATCGGCTGCGCGACGGCGTCGCGACCGCCGCCTCGAACCTCGCGGTGCTCGTCCGTCGCCCCCGCGCCCTCGCCGCCGTCGGCCTCGGTAGCGTCGCGATCTGGGCGCTCGACGCGGTCACCGCGGTCCTCGTCCTTGCCGCCGTCGCGAACCCCGACCCGCTCGCACTCCTCGCGGTCGGCACCCTCGCCGTCTGTGCGGGCAACCTCGCGAAGGTCCTGCCGCTTACGCAGGGTGGCGTCGGGCTCTACGAGGGTGCCTTCGCCGCGACCGTCGTCGCGCTCTCGCCCATCGCTGGCTCCCTGGCCCTCGCGGCCGCGTTGCTCGACCACGCGCTGAAGAACGGCGTCACCCTGGCGGGCGGCGCGCTCGCCGGACTCGTCCTCCACCGCTCTTCGGCGTCCGAGACGGGCGATTCGACGCGAACCGGCAACCTTTTAGGTTGGCCTAAAAGATAGGCTGACAATGCAACCGGACGTCTGCGTGATCGTCCCCACGATCCGCGAGTACGAGTGTCTGGAGGCGTACGTCGAGAACGCCCACCAGCACGGGTTCGACACCGACCGGCTCCACGTCGTCCTCGTCACCGAGGACTTCTGTGACACCGACGCGATGCGGGCGATGCTCGACGACCTCGGGGTCTCGGGCGAGGTCTTCGACGGCACCGCCCGCGAGGCGTGGTTCGCAGAGCAGGGCATTTCCGAGTACGAGGATCTCATTCCCGAGGCCAGTCACGCCCAGACGAGCTTCGGCCTGCTGTACATGTGGGCGAACCCCCAGTTCGAGTACGGCGTGTTCGTCGACGACGACACGCTGCCCCACGAGGAGTGGGACTTCTTCGGCCAGCACCTCGCAAATCTCGCCTTCGAGGGTGAGGTAGAGGAAGTGTCCTCCGACGAGCAGTGGGTCAACGTCCTCTACCAGAACGCCGACGAGCACGGCCTCTACCCCCGTGGCTACCCCTACTCCGCGATGCACGAGACGGTAGAGACCGACACCGCCCACGTCGACACCGTCGTCGCCTCCCAGGGCCTCTGGACGAACGTCCCGGACCTCGACGCCGTCCGGATCCTGATGGACGGCGACCTCGAGGGCCAGGCCCAGACACGGACCGAGTTCTCGGACTTCGGCGAGGACTTCGTCGCCGCCGACGGGAACTACCTCACCGTCTGCTCGATGAACCTCGGCTTCCGCCGCGAGGTCATCCCGGCCTTCTACCAGCTACCGATGGACGACAACGAGTGGGCCGTCGGTCGCTTCGACGACATCTGGAGCGGCGTCTTCCTCAAGCGCGCCTGCGACCTGCTGGGCGCCCGGATCTACAACGGCCAGCCGCTCTGTGAACACAACAAGGCGCCGCGCTCGACGTTCGACGACCTCCACAACGAGGTCGCTGGCCTGGAACTCAACGAGCACGTCTGGGAGCTGGTCGACGACGTGGAACCGGCAGCCATCTCGGAGGGGTCGATCGATCGTGACGCCGCCGCGGTCCCCTCGCCCGAGTCCTTCGCGGCCGTCTTCGAGGCGATGGGTCACGAACTCGCCACCGGCGACTACTCCCAGTGGCGCAACGGCGAGTTCCTGAACCTGGTCGGCGAGACGATGCTCGACTGGCTGGACTGCCTCGATCGAATCGAGCCCGTGGCAGCCGAGCCGGTGCCCGTCGCCGCCGACGACTAGACCGCAATCCTGCGAATCGACGACCACCTCCCACACCCACGACACCACCCAATCATGACCGACACCCCACGCGATTCCCCGATCGGACGAGCCCCCGACGACCGCGACGGCCGATCGAGCCGTCGTGCGTTCCTCGCGAGCGCCGGCGCGCTCGGCGCCGTCGGCCTCGCCGGCTGTATCGACTTCCCCGGCGGCGGGAACGACGACAGCGAGCCGTTCAACTGGATCGGCTCCGGCCCCGGCGCCCGCCTTGGCCAGGACGGTACGCCGATGTCCGCGATGCCCGACCTCGAGGGCGAACTCACGGTGTACTCCGGCCGCCACCAGTTCCTCGTCGGCGACCTGATCGACTCGATCAACTCGCTGTACGACGACTTCCACGCGGAGGTCCGCTACGGCGGGAGCTCCAGCGAGATGGTCAACCAGATCATCACCGAGGGCTCTGGCACCCCTGCAGACGTGTTCTACTCCGTCAACGCCGGCTCCCTGGGCTCGCTCGCAGAGTCCGGCCGGACACAGGCACTCTCCTCGGACCTCCTCGAGCTGGTCCGCCCCGAGTTCCACACCGACCAGTGGATCGGGACCTCCGGCCGCGCCCGCTCGGTCCCCTACAACACGAACGCCTTCTCCGCGTCCGAACTGCCCGACGATATCATGGCCTACCCCGACCTCGACGCCGACTTCGGCTGGGCGCCGACCTACGGCTCCTGCCAGGCGTTCGTCACCGCGATGCGGATCCTCGAGGGCGACGAGGCCACCCGGCAGTGGATCGAGGGCATGCTCGATCAGGGCATCCAGACCTACCCCGACGAGTTCGTCGCCAACCAGGCGATCGCCGACGGCGAGATCGACGTCGGGTTCACGAACCACTACTACATCCAGCGCGTCCTCGACGGCAACCCCGACGCCCCGATCGCCACGGCGTTCACCCAGGGCGACGCTGGCGCGACGTTCAACGTCGCCGGCGCGGCGGTCGTCGATCAGGCGAACGACCCGACGCTCGCCGAGAACTTCGTCCGGCACCTGCTCTCCGCGGAGGCGCAGGCCTACTTCGCCGTCGAGACGTTCGAGTACCCGCTCGCCCCCGGCGTCGATCCCGTCGGCGACCTGCCGCGAATCGACGAACTCGACGTGCCCGACGTCGACCTCGCACAGCTGGGCGACATGAGCGGCACCGTCGACCTGATGGAGTCCGCCGGCGTCGAACTCTGAGGGACTCGCTCCGTCCGTCTCGGACCGCGGCGGTACTCCGACCACCTCGGACCGAGGCGGCACTCCGGCCACTTCCGGCCGATGCCCGACCCGCGGTCGCATCGCCACGCTGATTCCCTGTCCGAACCCTTCATCACCCGTGTCGTCCGATCGCGCCCGCTCGCTGCTCGCACGGCTGCGCAGTGACGTCCACGCGCGACTCCGCCTCCGCGAGCAGCCGCCCGAGCGCCTCGCCGCTGCCCTCCTCGCCCTCGCTGCTGGGGCCCTCACCTTCTGGATCGCCACCGACCTCTTCCCCTACCACTCCGCGAACCACGACGAGGGCGTCTACCTCCAGCAGGCCGCGCTGTTCCTCGACGGGCGACTCTCCCTCCAGGCCGGCCCGGTCGCCGACGCCGTCCGCCCGTGGTTCTTCGTCCAGGACGGCGGCCGGCTCTACCCGAAGTACCAGCCCTACCCCGCACTGCTCTACGCGATTCCGATGGGCCTGTTCGGCGCGCCGCGACTCGCGCTCGCGTTCGTCGCCGCCGCGAACGTCGCGCTCGTCTACGCCCTCGGCGCCCAGGCGTTCGACCGCCGGATCGGGCTCCTCGCGGCCGCGGCGTTCGCGACCACACCGACGACGCTGCTCACGACGTCCGTGTTCCTGCCCTACGCGCCGACGACGATGCTGAATCTCGCCTTCGCCGTCTGCTACCTCCGGGCCTACCGAAGGCGGAGCGTCGCCTGGGGGATCGTCGCCGGCCTCGCGATCGGTCTCGCCTTCTTCGGGCGGCCCTACACCGCCCTGTTGTTCGCGGCGCCGTTCGTCACCCACGCTTGCTGGCAGATCGCGACCTCGCTTCGGGCGGCTGACCGAACGGCGCTCCTGCGGGGCACGACCGTTCGCGAGCGCTGGCACACCCTCCCTGAAGCGCTCCGTCGAAACACCGGGACCGCGGCCGTCGGCCTCGCCTTCGTCGGCCTGACGCTCGCGTACAACGTCGTCCTCACCGGCTCGCCGTTCCGCTTTCCCTTCACTGCCTTCGCGCCGCAGGACGGCCCCGGCTTCGGCCACCGCGAGATCGTCGGCCACGGCATCGACTTCACCGTCGCGCTCGGCATCGAGTCGAGCGCCCACGTGCTCTGGGGGCTTGCGACCAGGTGGGGCCCGGCGGGGCCGGTCGGCACGCTGCTGGCGATCGGCGGGCTCGCGATGGCAGCCCGCCGGTGGGAGATGGAGCGATTCCGCCGGCTCGCCGACCGGCAGCCGTTCGAGCACACCGGCCAGCAGCTCCTCGCTGGCCTGTTCGTCACCGTTATCGCCGGCAACGTCGCGTTCTGGGGCAACCACAACATCCTCGCGGACTTCGACGACCCCACCGACGGCCTGCTCGGGTTGTTCGGTCCCTTCTACCACTTCGACCTGGTCGCGCCGCTGTCGATCTTCGCAGCGGCGGGCCTCGTCGGCGCCTGGCGATGGGTACGTGCCTGGGACCCGGATCCGTCGGCGAGTGCCGGATTCGGCGGTCGGACGGCGGCGACTGGGCTCGCGGCCCGACTGACCGCGATCGCGTCACCACGGGCGCTCCGCGCGGTCGCCCTCGCGAGCCTGCTGCTCCTCGCCGCGGTCGGCGGCGCGGCCAGCGCCGCGCTCGTCCAGGGGCCGGTCGATCGCCACGAGCAGCGGACGGACTCCCTCGAATCGGCATACGAGCCCTTCGAGGAGCGCAGCTTCGACGACGCCGTCGTCTTCGTCCCGACGCCGTGGGGCGACTGGCTGAACCATCCGTTCCAGCCGCTGCGTAACGACGGTCGGCTCGACGGCGAGGTCGTCTACGCGATGGACCGCCACACAGCGAGCGACTTCGCCGTGCTCGAGGCCTTCCCCGAACGGACGCCCTATCGATACACCTACCGCGGCGAGTGGACCCCCGGCGACGAACCGGTCGAGCCGCGGATCCAGCGCCTCGACGTTCGAACGGCCGAGTCGTTCACCGGCCAGATGGTCGTCGGGGTCCCCGCCCGGATCGATCACGCGGCAGTCCGCCTCGAGACGGACGGCGACGCGTTCGCGACCTACCGGGTCGACGAGCCGGACGATTCGATCGCCGTCGGCTGGTCGCTCGGCGCCGGCGGCGCACGACTCGAGCGGCCCGACGGCACGGCTGGCGAGCAGTTGCCGATCGAGGCGTACGACGAGGTCGCGCTCCAGGTCCGACTGGTCGCGGCGGACGGCTCGACGCTGACCTACCGCCAGGAGGTCGACGTCCGGCGGTCGGGCACGTCTGTCTCCGTGATCTGGCCGCCAGAGCGCACGGTCTGCACGCTGGTCGACGATTGCGGACTGGAGGGCACCTACCTCCCGGAGGATCCGGACGCTCACGGCCCGGGCGTCTCCTTCGAGACCCGATTGCCGGACTGATCGCGACGACCAGCGACGCCAGGAACCGCGGACGCCCAGTTACCGACGTCGAGCGCCGTCCGCGAAGCCGTCCAGCTAACCGTCTCGACCCCCAAGCGGACGCATGGCAACGGCGCAGGGGACCTGGGCGTACCGCGATCGCCACGGCGGCGACTTCGGGCTGACCTTCTT from Salinarchaeum sp. Harcht-Bsk1 includes these protein-coding regions:
- a CDS encoding winged helix-turn-helix domain-containing protein, with amino-acid sequence MEAALWYVLTGTRGGTNRVRLLRAMDERPRNANQLADDLDLDYKTVRHHLEVLVDNGVVENSGDDYGAVYLPTDSARHHWDTIEEIMEQVDES
- a CDS encoding NAD-dependent epimerase/dehydratase family protein, with protein sequence MSFPDGDAVVTGGAGFLGSHLVERLLDDGADVTVVDDLRGGNREWVPDAAALQEFDLAAPGAVDDLVAVLPTGADVYHLAADKYVDNDEPIEQYARNTRMTQHVVAAAEAADAERFVFTSSSTVYGEAPRPTPEDYAPLEPISAYGAGKLADEGLLSARAHAGAFDAWTFRFANVVGPRLRGAVVPDFIEKLQADPSTLEILGDGRQEKSYLTVGDCLDGMAHAVARANDPVNTFNLGTRTTTSVDRIAAIVAEELGVDPAYSYTGGERGWKGDVPKMCLSVEKLSALGWEPTRSSDDAIRRATRQLIEEL
- a CDS encoding lysylphosphatidylglycerol synthase transmembrane domain-containing protein; amino-acid sequence: MQAQPAPEPEPSEPGSSRRRLPILGTIAVLVLGGLVAARTVDLGEAVDAIRAADPLLLAAAILVYALSWPLRGRRYGDVLAPMDRRLRTGFLTSAVLLSQTANLAIPARGGDAVRAVVLKRRRAVAYATGVASLAVERAFDLLAIGALGGVALAWLVLAGDAAPVFDGLRSLDLPVALFSGAAAGIGLLLAAGAVLAYRSSSAALDLLPDRLRDGVATAASNLAVLVRRPRALAAVGLGSVAIWALDAVTAVLVLAAVANPDPLALLAVGTLAVCAGNLAKVLPLTQGGVGLYEGAFAATVVALSPIAGSLALAAALLDHALKNGVTLAGGALAGLVLHRSSASETGDSTRTGNLLGWPKR
- a CDS encoding extracellular solute-binding protein translates to MTDTPRDSPIGRAPDDRDGRSSRRAFLASAGALGAVGLAGCIDFPGGGNDDSEPFNWIGSGPGARLGQDGTPMSAMPDLEGELTVYSGRHQFLVGDLIDSINSLYDDFHAEVRYGGSSSEMVNQIITEGSGTPADVFYSVNAGSLGSLAESGRTQALSSDLLELVRPEFHTDQWIGTSGRARSVPYNTNAFSASELPDDIMAYPDLDADFGWAPTYGSCQAFVTAMRILEGDEATRQWIEGMLDQGIQTYPDEFVANQAIADGEIDVGFTNHYYIQRVLDGNPDAPIATAFTQGDAGATFNVAGAAVVDQANDPTLAENFVRHLLSAEAQAYFAVETFEYPLAPGVDPVGDLPRIDELDVPDVDLAQLGDMSGTVDLMESAGVEL
- a CDS encoding glycosyltransferase family 39 protein, with amino-acid sequence MSSDRARSLLARLRSDVHARLRLREQPPERLAAALLALAAGALTFWIATDLFPYHSANHDEGVYLQQAALFLDGRLSLQAGPVADAVRPWFFVQDGGRLYPKYQPYPALLYAIPMGLFGAPRLALAFVAAANVALVYALGAQAFDRRIGLLAAAAFATTPTTLLTTSVFLPYAPTTMLNLAFAVCYLRAYRRRSVAWGIVAGLAIGLAFFGRPYTALLFAAPFVTHACWQIATSLRAADRTALLRGTTVRERWHTLPEALRRNTGTAAVGLAFVGLTLAYNVVLTGSPFRFPFTAFAPQDGPGFGHREIVGHGIDFTVALGIESSAHVLWGLATRWGPAGPVGTLLAIGGLAMAARRWEMERFRRLADRQPFEHTGQQLLAGLFVTVIAGNVAFWGNHNILADFDDPTDGLLGLFGPFYHFDLVAPLSIFAAAGLVGAWRWVRAWDPDPSASAGFGGRTAATGLAARLTAIASPRALRAVALASLLLLAAVGGAASAALVQGPVDRHEQRTDSLESAYEPFEERSFDDAVVFVPTPWGDWLNHPFQPLRNDGRLDGEVVYAMDRHTASDFAVLEAFPERTPYRYTYRGEWTPGDEPVEPRIQRLDVRTAESFTGQMVVGVPARIDHAAVRLETDGDAFATYRVDEPDDSIAVGWSLGAGGARLERPDGTAGEQLPIEAYDEVALQVRLVAADGSTLTYRQEVDVRRSGTSVSVIWPPERTVCTLVDDCGLEGTYLPEDPDAHGPGVSFETRLPD